A genomic region of Arvicola amphibius chromosome 7, mArvAmp1.2, whole genome shotgun sequence contains the following coding sequences:
- the Otub2 gene encoding ubiquitin thioesterase OTUB2 isoform X2 produces MSETSFNLISEKCDILSILRDHPENRIYQRKIQELSKRFTSIRKTKGDGNCFYRALGYSYLESLLGKSREILKFKERVLQTPNDLLAAGFEEHKFRNPFNAFYSVVELVEKDSSVSSLLKVFNDQSSSDQIVQFLRLLTSAFIRNRADFFRHFIDEEMDIKDFCTHEVEPMAMECDHVQITALSQALNIALQVEYVDEMDTALNHHVFPEAAIPSVYLLYKTSHYNILYAAEKH; encoded by the exons agtgAAACATCTTTCAACCTAATATCAGAGAAATGTGACATTCTATCCATTCTTCGGGATCATCCTGAAAACAGGATTTACCAGAGGAAAATCCAG GAACTCAGCAAAAGATTTACCTCAATCCGAAAGACCAAAGGAGATGGGAACTGCTTCTACAGGGCCTTGGGCTATTCCTACCTGGAGTCTTTGCTGGGCAAGAGCAGAGAGATCCTCAA GTTTAAAGAGCGTGTACTACAGACTCCAAATGACCTTCTGGCTGCTGGCTTTGAGGAACACAAGTTCAGAAACCCCTTTAATGCC TTTTACAGTGTGGTCGAGCTGGTAGAGAAGGACAGCTCAGTGTCCAGCCTGCTGAAGGTGTTCAACGACCAGAGCTCCTCGGATCAGATCGTGCAGTTCTTGCGCCTGCTCACATCAGCCTTCATCAGGAACCGAGCTGACTTCTTCCGACATTTCATAGACGAGGAGATGGACATCAAAGATTTCTGCACTCAC GAGGTGGAGCCCATGGCCATGGAGTGTGACCACGTCCAGATCACAGCTCTGTCGCAGGCGCTGAACATCGCTCTGCAGGTGGAGTACGTGGACGAGATGGACACCGCTCTGAACCACCACGTGTTCCCCGAGGCTGCCATACCTTCCGTTTATCTGCTCTATAAAACATCCCACTACAACATCCTGTATGCAGCTGAGAAACACTAA